A region of Planococcus sp. MSAK28401 DNA encodes the following proteins:
- the istA gene encoding IS21 family transposase encodes MLTVTDVNYIRQEVNLKRRTYSEVANQMGLDFRTIKKYADKEDWNEPKQIQRRKARVMGAAKPIIDQWLLDDSKKKKKFQRTAKRMFDQLVKEHNFQGSYRAVRDYVSRRKKELGEAAESALPLEAKPGTAQVDFGEAPFIHNGEVIDLPYLVLSFPYSNSFYFQVFRSQNRECFLEGLKRIFHYIGGVPKAIRFDNLTPAVKKILPHGERVLTDEFQRFVFHYGFTPEFCNPASGNEKGHVEAMVKYVRNNFLLPELPFSDLESLNRTFWQLAEEDRDRKHYVKEEQLSALYLKDQEALFQLPEKVFECVRYESGKPDKYGYLKVDNRLYSTSPRFAKGKVLAKISYNRIDIMTPEKELIISHVRIYGDQKKSMEWQPYLNLMAKRPMAIKYTDFYEQLPQNWQQHLEACTVPEKQQALRLLSVLLKEHDFSIATEALSLASEYAHPSVDSIKQVFYQLINGRGVRKEIEIRKGSVPVMPAIIRGASNYDQLFDKGGAS; translated from the coding sequence GTGTTAACAGTGACTGACGTAAATTATATCAGACAAGAAGTAAATCTGAAAAGGCGTACATATTCGGAAGTGGCGAATCAGATGGGACTAGATTTCCGAACGATTAAGAAATATGCGGATAAAGAAGACTGGAACGAACCAAAGCAAATACAGCGTCGCAAAGCTAGAGTGATGGGGGCTGCGAAACCAATTATCGATCAGTGGCTGTTGGACGATTCAAAGAAAAAGAAGAAATTCCAACGCACTGCCAAGCGAATGTTTGATCAACTGGTCAAGGAACATAATTTTCAAGGATCGTACCGTGCGGTACGTGATTATGTAAGCCGGCGTAAAAAAGAACTAGGGGAAGCTGCCGAGTCGGCGTTGCCGTTGGAAGCTAAGCCAGGAACAGCACAAGTGGACTTTGGGGAAGCGCCCTTCATACATAATGGCGAGGTCATCGATCTTCCCTATCTCGTTCTTTCATTTCCCTATAGCAATAGCTTTTATTTTCAAGTGTTTCGATCCCAGAATCGAGAGTGTTTCCTGGAAGGGTTGAAAAGAATCTTCCATTACATAGGCGGTGTCCCGAAGGCCATCCGTTTTGATAATTTGACACCAGCGGTAAAGAAAATCTTGCCTCATGGTGAAAGAGTCTTAACGGATGAATTTCAGCGCTTTGTCTTCCATTATGGATTCACCCCAGAATTCTGTAATCCAGCGAGTGGCAATGAAAAGGGACATGTAGAAGCTATGGTCAAGTACGTGCGGAACAATTTCTTATTGCCTGAATTGCCATTTAGCGATTTGGAAAGCCTGAATCGTACGTTTTGGCAATTAGCCGAAGAAGATCGCGACCGAAAGCATTACGTGAAGGAAGAACAGCTTTCGGCACTTTATCTGAAAGACCAAGAAGCGCTGTTCCAACTGCCGGAAAAAGTCTTTGAATGTGTGCGGTATGAGTCAGGAAAGCCCGATAAGTACGGCTACCTAAAAGTGGATAATCGCCTTTATTCCACTTCCCCACGCTTTGCGAAAGGCAAGGTATTGGCCAAGATTTCCTACAACCGCATCGACATCATGACGCCGGAGAAAGAATTAATCATTAGCCATGTACGCATTTACGGAGACCAGAAAAAATCAATGGAATGGCAGCCTTACTTAAACTTAATGGCCAAACGGCCAATGGCAATCAAGTATACCGACTTCTATGAACAGCTCCCACAAAATTGGCAACAACACTTGGAAGCTTGTACAGTCCCTGAAAAACAGCAAGCCTTGCGGCTTCTATCGGTGTTGTTAAAAGAGCATGATTTCTCCATTGCGACAGAAGCACTCTCCCTCGCATCTGAATATGCCCATCCTTCGGTCGACTCAATTAAGCAGGTCTTTTATCAACTGATCAATGGACGAGGCGTCCGGAAAGAAATTGAGATTCGTAAAGGTTCAGTTCCTGTCATGCCTGCAATTATAAGAGGCGCGAGTAATTACGATCAGCTCTTTGATAAAGGAGGTGCTTCTTAA
- the istB gene encoding IS21-like element helper ATPase IstB produces the protein MEQLIEEYAKRLKLSWIRQHYHEVEASSNEEFLLKLMEQEVQQREERKTNLLLSQSQLPEVPSVPFIWDEIDYTQGLTRNYFLEGEFLSKKENLIFYGGVGTGKTFLSTLIGLNAIQSSAKNIKFFTVANLVNRLLDAHEKGTIGRFHKQLEKLDLLILDELGFIPLHKQGAELLFQVISLCYERNSLIITTNLRFGEWNHVFGDPILTEAVIDRLIHHSHLVVFKGPSHRMKESLLQN, from the coding sequence ATGGAACAACTGATTGAGGAATATGCGAAGAGATTAAAGTTGAGCTGGATTCGCCAGCACTACCACGAGGTAGAAGCTTCTTCGAATGAAGAGTTTTTACTCAAGCTGATGGAACAAGAAGTTCAGCAGCGGGAGGAACGAAAAACGAATCTCTTACTCAGTCAATCACAGCTTCCAGAAGTACCATCGGTACCTTTCATATGGGATGAAATTGATTATACCCAGGGACTAACGAGAAATTATTTTTTAGAGGGAGAATTCCTATCGAAGAAAGAAAACCTGATATTTTACGGAGGCGTGGGCACTGGGAAGACCTTTCTTTCTACACTGATTGGACTGAATGCCATTCAGTCATCCGCTAAAAATATCAAGTTCTTTACGGTAGCAAACTTGGTCAATCGGCTTCTAGATGCCCACGAGAAAGGGACAATTGGTCGATTCCATAAGCAGCTTGAAAAACTGGATTTACTGATCTTAGACGAACTGGGCTTCATCCCTTTGCATAAACAAGGAGCCGAACTTCTCTTCCAAGTTATCAGTCTGTGCTATGAAAGAAATAGCCTAATTATCACTACAAACCTACGGTTTGGGGAGTGGAACCATGTTTTCGGTGACCCCATTCTTACCGAAGCAGTCATTGACCGATTGATTCACCATTCCCATTTGGTCGTATTTAAAGGACCGAGTCATCGGATGAAAGAGTCTTTACTGCAAAATTGA
- a CDS encoding PH domain-containing protein, with protein MAELNAMMGWTFLQEIDVPDSVKDLLVDGEQAKVAYKTVRDTAVVTNKRVFGK; from the coding sequence ATGGCAGAATTGAATGCAATGATGGGCTGGACCTTCCTGCAGGAAATTGATGTACCGGACTCGGTCAAGGACTTGCTGGTGGACGGTGAACAAGCGAAAGTCGCCTATAAAACCGTGCGCGATACCGCTGTCGTGACGAACAAGCGTGTTTTTGGCAAGTAA
- a CDS encoding MgtC/SapB family protein, whose amino-acid sequence MDFLPDDYLIITLRLILAALLSGLIGMEREMKKQPAGLRTHLLVGIGACLMMLLSITGFEYFLKNSTGPIQFDPSRIPSYVISGIGFLGAGTIIVHGKSVKGLATAASIWVAAGLGLVVGIGMYYVAVLATFIVLMVLFVLGKLEKKYIPSSKQRQITVIAEDEQEIFSKISHAFEYHQLIIIDFRIEDGALYGSKNISKYIFSIEGGETGREMELVKDLQKSAAVIKVIT is encoded by the coding sequence GTGGATTTTTTACCAGATGATTATCTCATCATTACTTTACGGCTTATATTGGCTGCCCTATTAAGTGGACTTATCGGGATGGAAAGAGAAATGAAAAAACAGCCTGCCGGACTTCGCACACATCTTTTGGTTGGCATTGGGGCTTGTTTGATGATGCTGCTTTCCATCACCGGTTTTGAGTATTTCCTGAAAAATAGCACGGGACCTATCCAATTCGATCCTAGCCGTATTCCATCCTATGTCATCAGTGGCATCGGTTTTCTTGGAGCGGGCACTATTATCGTCCATGGAAAATCGGTAAAAGGTTTGGCAACAGCCGCTTCGATTTGGGTTGCTGCAGGACTTGGGTTGGTGGTAGGCATTGGGATGTATTACGTAGCCGTGTTAGCGACTTTTATTGTACTGATGGTCCTGTTTGTTCTTGGAAAACTAGAAAAAAAGTACATCCCCAGCTCTAAGCAAAGACAAATAACGGTAATAGCCGAAGATGAACAAGAAATTTTTTCAAAGATTAGCCATGCTTTTGAATACCACCAATTGATCATCATTGATTTTCGTATTGAAGATGGAGCGCTATATGGCAGTAAAAATATTTCAAAATATATTTTTTCGATAGAAGGTGGAGAGACTGGCCGAGAAATGGAGTTGGTGAAGGACTTACAGAAATCAGCGGCTGTCATAAAAGTGATTACTTAA
- a CDS encoding DUF1579 family protein, whose amino-acid sequence MPPSTRKEMMSRLDFFIGTWAIEVFHPELQPTPITGQTSFNWLDERYVIQRTQINKPEFPSSMIVYDWDDTKEQYVQHYFDSRGVTRLYEMSFQEGVWKLWRTEPDFSPLDFHQRFSGKVNAAGSLIESSWEQSADGVHWEHDFSLIYKK is encoded by the coding sequence ATGCCGCCATCAACACGGAAAGAAATGATGAGCCGCTTGGATTTCTTTATCGGGACTTGGGCAATCGAAGTATTTCATCCCGAGCTTCAACCAACGCCGATTACGGGGCAGACAAGCTTCAACTGGCTGGATGAGCGTTACGTCATTCAGCGCACGCAGATCAACAAGCCTGAATTTCCGAGCAGCATGATCGTCTACGATTGGGACGATACGAAGGAACAATATGTGCAGCATTATTTTGATTCGCGCGGCGTGACGCGGTTATACGAGATGAGTTTTCAAGAAGGTGTCTGGAAGTTATGGCGGACCGAGCCCGATTTCTCACCGCTCGATTTCCATCAACGGTTCAGCGGAAAAGTGAATGCAGCAGGAAGTCTTATTGAAAGCTCCTGGGAACAATCAGCAGACGGTGTTCATTGGGAGCATGATTTCAGCTTGATTTATAAAAAATAG
- a CDS encoding excalibur calcium-binding domain-containing protein, protein MKKGIAGIFMGSLLVMGASLNVAADEHDDKNCDDFSSHEEVMEFWYANGYSAENDPHDLDRDNDGLACEVSQSEYDDYVASQEAAGSDDEASGDQEEAVEEEEEGAALPDTASNGPLMMLFGAGIAGAGSLLLFRRKNQTADQQ, encoded by the coding sequence ATGAAAAAAGGAATTGCTGGAATTTTTATGGGGTCACTTTTAGTGATGGGGGCTTCTCTAAACGTAGCCGCCGATGAACACGACGACAAGAACTGTGATGATTTTTCAAGCCATGAAGAAGTCATGGAATTTTGGTACGCGAACGGGTATAGTGCAGAAAACGACCCGCACGATCTCGACCGTGATAATGATGGACTCGCATGTGAAGTCAGCCAATCAGAATACGATGATTATGTAGCGAGCCAAGAAGCTGCCGGATCTGATGACGAAGCTTCTGGTGATCAGGAAGAAGCTGTAGAAGAGGAAGAGGAAGGCGCAGCTTTGCCGGATACCGCTTCTAATGGCCCTCTTATGATGCTGTTCGGCGCTGGAATTGCCGGGGCAGGTTCATTGCTCTTATTCCGTAGAAAGAACCAAACAGCCGATCAGCAATAG
- a CDS encoding class D sortase — MRRWLGLVLLFIGASIVIVNFLEWNTGHTAAQDFTEKEADEVAEVAQTLEKEMIYTPPSIEEPTPVFTSDIQEEAGANIATLLIPKIEQKYSIYWGTDPSTLTQGVGMFISDLTTVPGGYGHTVLSGHRDTVFTRLGELEKADLLHVQYGDEIFIYEVTDTWITHEEDRTVIVEKEESTLTLTTCYPFDFIGYAPDRYIVQAELVAEQKLK; from the coding sequence ATGAGGCGTTGGTTGGGCTTGGTGCTCCTTTTTATTGGCGCAAGTATTGTCATAGTGAATTTCTTGGAATGGAATACCGGCCATACAGCTGCGCAGGATTTCACTGAAAAAGAAGCGGATGAAGTGGCGGAAGTGGCCCAGACACTGGAAAAAGAAATGATCTATACGCCACCTTCCATCGAAGAGCCGACTCCAGTTTTCACAAGCGATATTCAAGAAGAGGCAGGAGCGAATATCGCTACACTGCTCATCCCCAAGATTGAACAAAAATATTCCATCTACTGGGGGACGGATCCTTCAACCTTGACTCAAGGCGTCGGCATGTTCATCAGTGATTTGACGACGGTGCCAGGCGGTTACGGCCATACCGTTCTAAGCGGCCATCGGGACACAGTCTTTACTAGATTAGGTGAACTTGAAAAGGCCGATCTGCTTCATGTGCAATACGGCGATGAAATATTTATTTATGAAGTCACGGATACGTGGATCACGCACGAAGAGGATCGAACAGTCATTGTAGAAAAAGAGGAATCTACACTGACTTTGACGACTTGTTATCCTTTCGACTTTATCGGCTATGCTCCGGATCGGTATATCGTTCAAGCAGAACTGGTCGCTGAGCAAAAATTGAAGTAG
- a CDS encoding NAD-dependent epimerase/dehydratase family protein: MKILILGGTRFLGRFLTESALERGHEVTLFNRGKENPELFPDVEKLVGDRGGDLSALEEGEWEAVIDTCGFVPRVVRESAKLLAERTGHYTFISSASVYDELERAGIDEEHPVGQMSLSDAEEMTKGMTNPPANEYYGELKFLCEQEVKQQFPGRSLIVRPGLIVGPYDFTGRFSYWVNRVAKGGTVLAPGRKDKRIQLIDVRDLAEWIIRMVEQQNSGIFNAAGPESVLTMEAFLGECKRALKSDAEFVWVDEAFLLENEVGYWLELPLWIPDSEQMEGFLSLDIDKALKTGLAFRPLSETIRDTCEWELEHQALERKAGLAHEKEQEVLEKWRTRKIDS, encoded by the coding sequence ATGAAAATCCTGATTCTCGGAGGCACCCGGTTTTTGGGGCGCTTTCTTACGGAGTCGGCGCTAGAGCGTGGACACGAAGTCACGCTGTTCAACCGTGGAAAAGAAAATCCGGAACTTTTCCCGGATGTGGAGAAATTGGTCGGCGACCGGGGAGGCGATTTGTCTGCGCTCGAAGAAGGCGAGTGGGAGGCGGTCATCGATACATGCGGCTTCGTGCCGCGCGTAGTCCGTGAATCTGCCAAGCTTCTTGCAGAACGTACGGGGCATTACACCTTCATCTCCAGTGCTTCCGTTTACGATGAATTGGAACGTGCTGGTATCGACGAGGAGCATCCCGTCGGCCAGATGTCTCTGTCCGATGCGGAAGAGATGACGAAAGGGATGACCAATCCGCCCGCCAATGAATACTACGGTGAACTAAAATTCTTATGCGAACAGGAAGTAAAGCAGCAATTTCCCGGGCGCAGCCTTATCGTCCGCCCGGGGCTGATTGTCGGGCCATATGATTTCACAGGCCGCTTCAGCTATTGGGTTAATCGCGTGGCGAAGGGCGGCACAGTGCTAGCGCCCGGCCGTAAAGACAAACGCATCCAATTGATCGATGTCCGGGATTTGGCGGAATGGATCATCCGCATGGTCGAACAACAGAACAGCGGCATTTTCAATGCGGCCGGGCCCGAATCGGTCTTGACGATGGAAGCATTTCTCGGTGAATGCAAAAGAGCGTTGAAGAGCGATGCGGAATTCGTGTGGGTGGATGAAGCGTTCCTCCTTGAAAACGAGGTCGGCTATTGGCTGGAACTGCCTTTATGGATACCGGATAGCGAACAGATGGAAGGCTTCCTGTCGCTTGATATCGATAAAGCGCTTAAGACAGGGCTCGCGTTTCGCCCGCTTTCGGAAACGATCCGTGATACGTGTGAATGGGAGCTCGAGCACCAAGCTCTGGAGCGAAAAGCGGGGCTTGCCCATGAGAAGGAGCAAGAAGTGCTTGAAAAGTGGAGAACCAGAAAAATAGATAGCTAA
- a CDS encoding pyridoxamine 5'-phosphate oxidase family protein codes for MAQQHTHEEAVETVKDLIKDIKVAMMTTVVDGKPVSRPMQTQETEFDGDLWFVTLKDTDKYDEIASNPTVNLAYAGKSYVSVSGTAEFMEDLERKKKYWNPIFDKMLETSYDDPNVVLIKVTPETAEYWESGNTLKTVKKFAQKLTSKDSVDDNDGELNDTVDFHKPQQ; via the coding sequence ATGGCACAACAGCATACACATGAAGAAGCAGTGGAAACGGTCAAAGATCTTATCAAGGATATTAAGGTCGCGATGATGACGACAGTCGTGGACGGCAAGCCCGTGTCGCGGCCGATGCAAACGCAGGAAACCGAGTTCGATGGCGATTTATGGTTCGTTACCTTGAAAGACACGGATAAATACGATGAGATTGCATCTAACCCAACAGTCAATTTGGCGTATGCCGGAAAATCTTACGTCTCCGTCAGCGGCACGGCTGAATTTATGGAAGACCTGGAGCGCAAGAAGAAATATTGGAACCCGATCTTCGATAAAATGCTGGAGACCAGCTACGATGACCCGAACGTCGTGCTGATCAAAGTGACGCCGGAAACTGCAGAATATTGGGAGTCGGGCAATACGCTGAAAACCGTGAAGAAGTTTGCGCAGAAACTGACGAGCAAAGATTCCGTAGATGATAATGACGGTGAACTGAACGATACCGTCGACTTCCATAAACCCCAGCAATAA
- a CDS encoding FusB/FusC family EF-G-binding protein: MTQTEQNRAENNIAGRRVEAFIRNDQFNFIKNQAKILVHGKATSNDREVVNVLRHLAQEKVSALFPSVTEEQASLLGQLTDIADQAHADAYLEQLEQYLLPFKQVSPAGLKKLFPKAKKLKGPKLESLDFKRTSYLGWIESSNLMYLVTEQDGQLQGIHGSFTRSSKQGICSICNRHSEVGMFIAKTKGSTQDHFIKRGNYICQDSEVCNENIDTLDRLNEFVWRLKK, encoded by the coding sequence ATGACGCAAACAGAACAGAACCGTGCTGAGAACAACATCGCCGGTAGACGGGTGGAAGCATTCATCCGCAATGACCAGTTTAACTTTATCAAAAACCAGGCAAAAATCCTGGTCCATGGCAAGGCGACGAGCAACGACCGGGAAGTAGTGAATGTACTGCGGCATTTGGCACAGGAAAAGGTTTCCGCCTTGTTTCCATCAGTTACTGAAGAACAAGCATCGCTGCTTGGGCAATTGACCGATATAGCAGATCAAGCGCATGCAGATGCTTATTTGGAACAGTTGGAACAATATCTTCTGCCGTTCAAACAAGTGTCGCCTGCAGGATTGAAGAAGCTTTTTCCGAAAGCGAAAAAGCTGAAAGGGCCGAAGCTTGAGTCACTGGATTTTAAGCGCACATCTTATTTGGGATGGATTGAAAGTTCAAATTTGATGTACTTGGTAACGGAGCAAGACGGGCAGCTGCAGGGAATCCATGGCAGCTTCACACGCAGTTCGAAACAAGGCATCTGCTCGATCTGCAACCGCCATAGTGAGGTCGGCATGTTCATCGCGAAGACGAAAGGATCCACTCAGGATCATTTCATCAAGCGCGGCAATTATATTTGCCAGGACAGCGAAGTCTGCAATGAAAATATCGATACCTTGGATCGTCTGAATGAATTCGTCTGGCGTTTGAAAAAATAA
- a CDS encoding AI-2E family transporter → MEPEKNKTAFSLAASWFVRWVLNNKAVSVLVILLLIQVNILLLPRISFIFAPLFALISVMGLPLIMAGVLYYLLSPLIDWMETKKINRLGGITIVFVVILGLLAWGVTALIPVIREQSLSLLENWQDYLASFIAKIDTFFESEFLAGLQEQLTGEEGGITATITDQVGGFFGSTVSGIGNVFGIVTTTVLALITTPFILFYLLKDGHHLPYHIMKFVPSHMREQTYRLLREMNMQISQYIRGQLLVAFFVGLMFWIGLSIIGLEYALTLGILAGALNLIPFLGTFIAVIPIFIIAIVLHPPLMLLKVLIVFIIEQTLEGRVVQPLVLGSSLNIHPVTIIAVLLTAGSLFGLPGVIIGIPAYAVLKVVLVHLFKWYQSYTGMYADDYNPAPKPLVSEKKKKKLLKRKKKMT, encoded by the coding sequence ATGGAGCCGGAAAAGAACAAAACGGCGTTCAGCCTTGCCGCTTCGTGGTTCGTGAGGTGGGTGCTGAATAATAAAGCGGTATCCGTACTGGTCATTCTGTTATTGATCCAAGTGAACATCCTGCTGCTGCCGAGGATCAGCTTCATTTTCGCACCGCTATTTGCATTGATCAGCGTCATGGGGCTGCCGCTGATCATGGCCGGGGTATTGTATTATTTGCTGAGCCCGCTGATTGATTGGATGGAAACGAAAAAAATCAACAGGCTCGGCGGCATTACGATTGTCTTCGTAGTGATTCTCGGCTTGCTCGCATGGGGCGTTACGGCTTTGATCCCGGTAATCCGCGAACAATCACTGAGCTTGCTGGAAAACTGGCAGGATTATTTAGCCAGCTTTATCGCCAAGATCGATACATTTTTTGAAAGTGAGTTTTTGGCAGGACTGCAGGAACAATTAACCGGGGAAGAAGGCGGCATCACGGCCACGATTACTGATCAAGTCGGTGGGTTTTTCGGTTCAACAGTGAGCGGCATCGGCAATGTATTCGGCATCGTAACGACGACCGTCTTGGCCTTGATCACGACGCCTTTTATCTTGTTCTATTTATTAAAGGACGGCCATCACCTGCCGTATCATATTATGAAATTTGTGCCTTCGCATATGCGGGAACAGACCTACCGCTTGCTGCGCGAAATGAATATGCAGATCAGCCAGTATATCCGTGGCCAGCTGCTCGTCGCATTTTTTGTCGGGCTGATGTTCTGGATTGGCTTGAGCATCATCGGCCTGGAGTACGCGCTGACGCTTGGGATTTTGGCAGGTGCCTTGAATTTAATTCCATTTCTCGGGACCTTTATCGCGGTCATTCCGATCTTCATCATCGCCATTGTCCTGCATCCACCGCTTATGCTTTTGAAAGTGCTGATTGTGTTCATTATCGAACAGACATTGGAAGGGCGCGTTGTGCAGCCGCTTGTCCTCGGAAGCAGCTTGAATATCCATCCGGTGACGATCATCGCCGTGCTGCTGACAGCTGGGAGCTTATTCGGTTTGCCCGGCGTCATCATCGGGATACCGGCCTATGCAGTTCTCAAAGTAGTTCTCGTGCATTTATTCAAATGGTACCAATCCTATACGGGCATGTATGCCGATGATTACAATCCAGCCCCAAAGCCCTTGGTTTCCGAAAAGAAAAAGAAGAAGCTGCTGAAACGGAAGAAGAAAATGACTTAG
- a CDS encoding sulfurtransferase, translated as MNDIPLIVTTDWLAEHLNDPDLRIVDATVFMKFPEAGGPPDVESGKESFAQGHIPGAVYADLLGELTDSESDLPFTVPPRDAFIEKMTELGIGDGTRTVVYDQNALVGESVAASYWASRLAWQLRYEGFDQIAILEGGLQKWQAEGRDLSTDAAPYPKASFSGQRRSDMLATKEDVRKAIDDEQTILIDSLSPEEYEGSHIPSSQNVFFADLADEQTKALYNDEKLRAAFEQTGALDPGKKVITYCGGGIAATWNALLLNKLGQPNVAVYDGSMNEWTSDPSCPVIKSETR; from the coding sequence ATGAATGATATTCCATTGATCGTGACAACCGATTGGCTAGCAGAACATTTGAATGATCCAGATTTACGGATTGTGGATGCGACGGTATTCATGAAGTTTCCGGAAGCTGGTGGGCCGCCGGATGTCGAATCCGGCAAAGAGTCCTTTGCACAAGGCCATATCCCGGGAGCGGTGTATGCTGATTTACTCGGGGAGTTGACGGACAGCGAATCGGATCTGCCGTTCACCGTTCCGCCGCGTGATGCATTTATCGAAAAAATGACCGAGCTTGGCATCGGCGACGGCACACGCACCGTCGTCTATGACCAAAACGCACTCGTCGGCGAATCGGTTGCCGCTTCGTACTGGGCTTCGCGCCTCGCGTGGCAGCTGCGCTATGAAGGATTTGATCAAATCGCCATTTTAGAAGGCGGTTTGCAAAAATGGCAGGCGGAAGGCCGCGACCTATCAACAGACGCAGCGCCCTATCCAAAAGCCAGCTTCTCAGGGCAGCGGCGCAGCGATATGCTCGCCACGAAAGAAGACGTCCGAAAAGCCATCGATGACGAACAAACCATTCTTATCGACAGCTTGTCGCCGGAAGAATATGAAGGCAGCCACATCCCAAGCAGCCAAAACGTCTTTTTCGCAGACCTTGCAGACGAACAGACAAAAGCCTTGTACAATGATGAAAAACTGCGTGCTGCCTTTGAACAGACCGGTGCGCTCGATCCCGGCAAAAAAGTCATCACGTATTGCGGGGGCGGCATCGCAGCAACCTGGAACGCTTTATTGCTGAATAAACTCGGACAGCCGAATGTTGCCGTATACGACGGCTCCATGAACGAATGGACAAGCGACCCGTCTTGCCCAGTCATCAAAAGCGAAACTCGCTAA
- a CDS encoding DUF1697 domain-containing protein, with the protein MIYAALLRGINVGGNNKINMKELKEAFEQAGMSSVKTYINSGNIIFKDARNKEQVTLVSEQAIFEHFGLRIKVLVYSFEEYKRIAQAVPPEWTNDEGLKSDVLFLWEQADDEHVLEQLPLKPGIDRVQYVPGAILWSVDRGDVTKSGMAKIVGTKLYKLVTVRNVNTVRKIYRLMEELK; encoded by the coding sequence ATGATTTATGCAGCGCTGCTTCGCGGAATCAATGTCGGCGGTAATAATAAAATCAATATGAAAGAACTGAAAGAAGCGTTCGAACAAGCAGGCATGTCGTCGGTCAAAACGTATATCAACTCAGGGAATATCATCTTCAAAGACGCCCGGAATAAAGAGCAAGTGACGCTTGTGTCGGAACAGGCGATTTTTGAACATTTCGGGCTGCGCATCAAGGTGCTCGTTTATTCATTCGAAGAATACAAGCGCATTGCACAAGCGGTCCCGCCGGAATGGACCAACGATGAAGGATTGAAAAGCGATGTGCTGTTTTTATGGGAACAAGCCGATGATGAACACGTGTTGGAGCAATTGCCTTTGAAGCCAGGTATTGACCGCGTGCAATACGTGCCCGGAGCAATTCTTTGGTCGGTTGACCGAGGGGATGTCACCAAAAGCGGAATGGCGAAAATCGTCGGGACCAAATTATATAAGCTGGTCACCGTCCGAAATGTGAATACCGTCCGCAAAATTTATAGGCTAATGGAGGAACTGAAATAA
- a CDS encoding SDR family NAD(P)-dependent oxidoreductase encodes MELAGKVAVVTGGASGIGLAAAKAYLAKGAKVVVADFNEEGGKQAAESLKNDGDILFIKVDVASEDSVKAMIDFAIDQFGTIDLLVSNAGIGALTETHELSYEDYHKVIAVNQDSIFFGAKHAIRHMMNNGGGAIINTSSILGSVGEGAAFAYNASKGAVNLMTKSLALQYAKHNIRVNAVAPGYVESGMVSREALGEEFYGQLVSKHPIGRLGNADEIAHAIIFLSENDFTTGTTILVDGGYTAQ; translated from the coding sequence ATGGAGTTGGCAGGCAAAGTGGCAGTGGTGACAGGCGGAGCTTCTGGAATTGGATTGGCGGCGGCAAAAGCATATTTAGCGAAAGGCGCCAAAGTGGTCGTTGCCGATTTTAATGAAGAAGGCGGCAAACAGGCGGCAGAGAGCTTGAAGAACGATGGCGACATCCTGTTCATTAAAGTGGATGTGGCAAGCGAAGATTCGGTGAAAGCGATGATTGATTTCGCGATCGATCAGTTCGGCACAATTGACCTGCTCGTAAGCAACGCCGGCATCGGTGCGTTGACGGAGACGCATGAGCTGAGCTATGAAGATTACCATAAAGTCATTGCGGTCAATCAGGACAGTATCTTCTTTGGCGCAAAGCACGCAATCCGCCATATGATGAATAATGGAGGCGGCGCCATCATCAATACTTCATCGATTCTTGGAAGTGTCGGCGAAGGAGCAGCATTTGCCTATAACGCATCAAAAGGTGCGGTTAACCTCATGACGAAATCCCTGGCGCTCCAATATGCCAAGCACAATATCCGCGTCAATGCCGTCGCGCCGGGCTATGTCGAATCCGGCATGGTGAGCCGTGAAGCGCTCGGCGAAGAGTTCTACGGGCAGCTGGTCAGCAAGCATCCGATCGGCCGTCTCGGTAACGCGGATGAAATCGCCCATGCCATCATTTTCCTTAGTGAAAATGACTTCACCACCGGCACGACGATCTTGGTCGATGGGGGCTATACCGCACAATGA